In Streptomyces sp. NBC_01439, the following are encoded in one genomic region:
- a CDS encoding PadR family transcriptional regulator: MALDHAILVSLLEKPGSGYELARRFDRSIGYFWTATHQQIYRVLARMEGNGLLAVRAVPQQGRPDKKEYSVAGPGRTALAEWLHEPIEPESLRHDLAVKIRGAAFDDPAALIHEVERHHRAHSDRLARYLAGELRDFTGPDAPAPLDAGQELQHVVLRGGIAFERMTIAWLDDVLATLHRLGGAPPTATA, from the coding sequence ATGGCGCTCGACCACGCGATCCTCGTCTCCCTGCTGGAGAAGCCGGGCTCCGGCTACGAGCTGGCCCGTCGTTTCGACCGGTCCATCGGCTACTTCTGGACCGCCACCCACCAGCAGATCTACCGGGTCCTGGCGCGCATGGAGGGCAACGGGCTGCTCGCCGTCCGCGCGGTCCCGCAGCAGGGCCGGCCGGACAAGAAGGAGTACTCCGTCGCCGGTCCCGGCCGCACCGCCCTCGCCGAGTGGCTGCACGAGCCGATCGAGCCCGAGAGCCTCCGCCACGACCTCGCCGTCAAGATCCGCGGCGCGGCCTTCGACGACCCGGCCGCACTGATCCACGAGGTGGAGCGGCACCACCGGGCACACAGCGACCGGCTGGCCCGCTACCTCGCTGGTGAACTGCGCGACTTCACCGGGCCGGACGCCCCCGCACCGCTCGACGCCGGTCAGGAGCTCCAGCACGTCGTGCTGCGCGGCGGCATCGCGTTCGAGCGGATGACGATCGCCTGGCTCGACGACGTCCTCGCCACCCTCCACCGGCTCGGCGGGGCCCCGCCGACCGCAACCGCCTGA
- a CDS encoding molybdopterin-dependent oxidoreductase: MTQDENRRIRAGRAASRVAHVCAAATALLITSCGTVDDPKDAAAPSTSAQASASASTSPKASVAPIKPGEVRIAGEVDKPYTITLADLRKLPQAEAPVEFVSAKGDQKHTYQGVLLHEVLKAAQPRFDQGKKNGQLRGVVAATGGGDYRAVFAWAEVDPGFAKSQILLAVSEDGTPFEDAAGPRLVVPQDTRGGRYVSELNQLWVGTVDPVVDSAH, translated from the coding sequence ATGACGCAGGACGAAAACCGCCGGATACGCGCGGGGCGGGCAGCGAGCCGCGTGGCGCACGTGTGTGCCGCCGCCACCGCCCTGCTGATCACCTCCTGCGGCACGGTCGACGACCCGAAGGACGCGGCCGCTCCGTCGACATCGGCACAGGCGTCGGCGTCGGCGTCGACATCCCCCAAGGCCTCGGTCGCTCCGATCAAGCCGGGCGAGGTACGCATCGCGGGCGAGGTCGACAAGCCCTACACCATCACCCTGGCCGACCTGCGCAAGCTGCCCCAGGCCGAGGCCCCGGTGGAGTTCGTCAGCGCCAAGGGGGACCAGAAGCACACCTACCAGGGCGTGCTGCTGCACGAGGTGCTGAAGGCGGCCCAGCCGCGCTTCGACCAGGGCAAGAAGAACGGGCAGCTACGCGGGGTGGTCGCGGCCACCGGCGGCGGGGACTACCGCGCGGTCTTCGCGTGGGCCGAGGTCGATCCGGGATTCGCCAAGTCCCAGATCCTGCTGGCCGTTTCCGAGGACGGGACGCCCTTCGAGGACGCGGCCGGCCCGCGCCTGGTCGTCCCGCAGGACACCCGCGGCGGCCGCTACGTCTCCGAACTGAACCAGCTGTGGGTCGGCACCGTCGATCCGGTGGTCGACAGTGCCCACTGA
- a CDS encoding GOLPH3/VPS74 family protein — MSTAKDLFIIAMDPPPDRSVGQGDLSLALAGAELIDLLDAQAVALDDDRIVPGGEQELHDPLLAEAASALTRQMPYERVDDWLWRRGRDLSAAYQAALEEAGELTRGRRGLLPFGSDRMEVADTPARRRALGRQEEEEPVLAALASVVGIGSGEPEAEPRPGDEAVTIVLAVVSDAVMELEAVRQRRTIENAAFANIWRGP; from the coding sequence ATGAGCACGGCGAAAGACCTGTTCATCATCGCCATGGACCCGCCGCCGGACCGTTCCGTCGGCCAGGGCGACCTGTCGCTCGCCCTGGCGGGAGCCGAGCTGATCGACCTCCTCGACGCGCAGGCCGTCGCCCTGGACGACGACCGCATCGTGCCCGGCGGGGAGCAGGAACTGCACGACCCCCTGCTGGCCGAGGCAGCGTCGGCACTCACCCGCCAGATGCCCTACGAGCGGGTCGACGACTGGCTGTGGCGCCGCGGGCGTGATCTGTCCGCGGCGTACCAGGCCGCACTGGAGGAGGCCGGTGAGCTGACGCGGGGACGGCGCGGCCTGCTGCCCTTCGGGAGCGACCGCATGGAGGTGGCCGACACGCCCGCCCGCCGCCGGGCGCTGGGCCGCCAGGAGGAGGAAGAGCCCGTCCTCGCCGCCCTCGCCTCGGTCGTGGGCATCGGCAGCGGTGAACCCGAGGCCGAACCCCGCCCGGGCGACGAGGCGGTGACGATCGTCCTGGCCGTCGTCAGCGACGCGGTGATGGAGCTGGAGGCCGTGCGCCAGCGGCGGACCATCGAGAACGCGGCGTTCGCCAACATCTGGCGCGGCCCCTGA
- a CDS encoding GNAT family N-acetyltransferase — protein MSEPDAGPGPDAGPDTGAGAGSDRLHRDDAPPPARCAPVLAAAFVREPAMTWIAGGSDRVRRAWFGATLRTHATLPGARRHLLTDGTGRPVAAAVLTPPAAVPSGAARAAWAARTLMGCGPRALTRTLRYLHAAESGIPAGAWTLEFIGVQPEAVGRGTGGRLLGHLLAATPAPDGIFLTTADEANVRLYRRFGFTVLRHLTVGPLEVTAMWRPARPERTRSSR, from the coding sequence ATGTCTGAGCCCGACGCGGGTCCCGGCCCGGACGCGGGCCCCGACACCGGTGCCGGCGCCGGGTCGGACCGCCTGCACCGCGACGACGCCCCGCCCCCCGCGCGGTGCGCGCCCGTGCTCGCCGCGGCCTTCGTCCGTGAACCCGCCATGACCTGGATCGCCGGCGGATCGGACCGTGTGCGGCGGGCATGGTTCGGCGCCACGCTGCGTACGCACGCCACGCTCCCCGGAGCCCGCCGCCACCTGCTGACCGACGGCACCGGACGGCCCGTCGCCGCCGCCGTCCTCACCCCGCCGGCCGCCGTCCCCTCGGGTGCGGCCCGGGCGGCCTGGGCGGCCCGCACCCTGATGGGCTGCGGTCCGCGCGCCTTGACGCGGACGCTGCGCTATCTGCACGCGGCCGAGTCCGGGATCCCGGCGGGCGCCTGGACCCTCGAGTTCATCGGCGTGCAGCCCGAGGCGGTCGGTCGGGGCACCGGAGGGCGGCTCCTCGGCCACCTGCTCGCCGCGACCCCCGCCCCCGACGGCATCTTCCTCACCACCGCCGACGAGGCGAACGTCCGGCTCTATCGCCGCTTCGGCTTCACCGTCCTGCGGCACCTGACGGTGGGCCCGCTGGAGGTGACGGCGATGTGGCGGCCGGCCCGGCCGGAGCGGACGCGGTCTAGCAGATGA
- a CDS encoding acyl-CoA dehydrogenase family protein: MADALLFNPHTYDPAHFDPETRRLLRATVDWFESRGKRRLIEDYRSRAWLADFLAFSAKEGLFATFLTPATEAGEGESDQRWDTARIAALNEIFGFYGLDYWYAWQVTILGLGPVWQSDNADARARAAQLLAEGEVFAFGLSEKTHGADIYSTDMLLRPYVDEAGAAGFRASGSKYYIGNGNAAGLVSVFGRRTDIEGPDGYVFFAADSRHPAYHLVKNVVDSSKYVSEFRLEDYPVRAEDVLHTGKAAFDAALNTVNVGKFNLCTASIGICEHAMYEAVTHAHNRVLYGRPVTAFPHVRRELADAYVRLVGMKLFSDRAVDYFRSAGPDDRRYLLFNPMTKMKVTTEGEKVIDLMWDVIAAKGFEKDNYFAQAAIEIRGLPKLEGTVHVNLALILKFMRNHLLNPAEYPAVPTRLDAADDAFLFQQGPARGLGSVRFHDWRTAYDAYADVPNVARFREQADALCAFVATVAPDEEQSRDLDFLLSVGQLFALVVYGQLILEQARLTDLDGSVLDELFSVLVRDFSGHAVELYGKDSATAAQQEWALGAVRRPVVDEERAARVWARVEALSGTYEMAP; encoded by the coding sequence ATGGCAGACGCCCTGCTCTTCAACCCGCACACGTACGACCCGGCGCACTTCGACCCCGAGACCCGCAGGCTGCTGCGCGCTACCGTCGACTGGTTCGAGAGCCGCGGCAAGCGCCGGCTGATCGAGGACTACCGTTCCCGCGCCTGGCTCGCCGACTTCCTCGCCTTCTCCGCGAAGGAGGGCCTCTTCGCGACCTTCCTGACCCCGGCCACCGAGGCCGGCGAGGGGGAGTCCGACCAGCGCTGGGACACGGCGCGGATCGCCGCCCTGAACGAGATCTTCGGCTTCTACGGCCTCGACTACTGGTACGCCTGGCAGGTCACCATCCTCGGCCTCGGTCCGGTCTGGCAGAGCGACAACGCCGACGCCCGCGCCCGCGCCGCGCAGCTCCTCGCCGAGGGCGAGGTGTTCGCCTTCGGCCTGTCCGAGAAGACCCACGGCGCCGACATCTACTCCACCGACATGCTGCTTCGGCCGTACGTCGACGAAGCCGGTGCCGCCGGATTCCGCGCGAGCGGGTCCAAGTACTACATCGGCAACGGAAACGCCGCCGGCCTCGTCTCCGTCTTCGGCCGCCGCACCGACATAGAGGGCCCCGACGGCTACGTCTTCTTCGCGGCCGACAGCCGCCACCCCGCGTACCACCTGGTGAAGAACGTCGTAGACTCCTCCAAGTACGTCAGCGAGTTCCGCCTCGAGGACTATCCGGTCCGCGCCGAGGACGTCCTGCACACCGGCAAGGCCGCCTTTGACGCCGCCCTGAACACCGTCAACGTCGGCAAGTTCAACCTGTGCACCGCCTCCATCGGCATCTGCGAGCACGCGATGTACGAGGCCGTGACCCACGCGCACAACCGGGTCCTCTACGGTCGCCCCGTCACCGCCTTCCCGCACGTGCGCCGGGAGCTGGCCGACGCGTACGTCCGCCTGGTCGGGATGAAGCTCTTCAGCGACCGCGCCGTCGACTACTTCCGTTCCGCCGGCCCGGACGACCGCCGATACCTGCTCTTCAACCCGATGACGAAGATGAAGGTGACCACGGAGGGCGAGAAGGTCATCGACCTGATGTGGGACGTCATCGCCGCCAAGGGCTTCGAGAAGGACAACTACTTCGCGCAGGCGGCCATCGAGATCCGCGGACTGCCCAAGCTGGAGGGCACGGTCCACGTCAACCTCGCCCTGATCCTCAAGTTCATGCGCAACCACCTGCTGAACCCGGCCGAGTACCCGGCCGTGCCGACCCGGCTCGACGCGGCCGACGACGCCTTCCTCTTCCAGCAGGGGCCGGCCCGCGGCCTGGGCTCCGTACGGTTCCACGACTGGCGGACCGCCTACGACGCGTACGCCGACGTGCCGAACGTGGCCAGGTTCCGCGAGCAGGCCGACGCGCTCTGCGCGTTCGTGGCCACCGTCGCTCCGGACGAGGAGCAGAGCCGCGACCTCGACTTCCTCCTCTCCGTGGGCCAGCTGTTCGCGCTGGTCGTGTACGGACAGCTGATCCTGGAGCAGGCCCGCCTGACGGACCTGGACGGGTCGGTGCTCGACGAGCTGTTCTCCGTCCTGGTGCGCGACTTCTCCGGCCACGCGGTCGAGCTGTACGGCAAGGACTCCGCGACGGCGGCCCAGCAGGAATGGGCGCTGGGCGCGGTCCGGCGTCCGGTCGTCGACGAGGAGCGGGCGGCGCGCGTCTGGGCGCGGGTCGAGGCGCTGTCCGGCACGTACGAGATGGCCCCGTAG
- a CDS encoding TetR/AcrR family transcriptional regulator codes for MTPLPRFHRLPAERRAAILAVARAHFAEHGPASASYNKIIEAAGFSKTAAYQYFDGREDLLAAVLDDVLDRLLGVLGPWTPARDEADFWARLEAGSHALVTHLRAHPDDLALADAAVGRARGEVWLGWFGAVVADGQRLGFIRTDVDAALLAGATAAVMRAADEWALTALRAAEPTEAAASGSGQVWSLLRGLWNGGTDGGTRRAH; via the coding sequence ATGACTCCGCTCCCTCGATTCCACCGCCTGCCGGCCGAGCGAAGGGCGGCGATCCTCGCCGTCGCCCGCGCGCACTTCGCCGAGCACGGTCCCGCGTCCGCCTCGTACAACAAGATCATTGAGGCGGCCGGCTTCTCAAAGACCGCTGCCTACCAGTACTTCGACGGCCGGGAGGACCTCCTCGCCGCCGTCCTCGACGACGTGCTCGATCGCCTCCTCGGTGTGCTCGGGCCATGGACCCCGGCCCGCGACGAGGCCGACTTCTGGGCCCGGCTGGAGGCCGGATCGCACGCCCTGGTCACCCACTTGCGCGCCCACCCGGACGATCTGGCCCTCGCCGACGCCGCCGTCGGTCGGGCTCGGGGCGAGGTCTGGCTCGGCTGGTTCGGAGCCGTGGTCGCGGACGGACAGCGCCTCGGATTCATCCGGACGGACGTGGACGCGGCGCTGCTGGCCGGTGCGACCGCGGCCGTGATGCGGGCCGCCGACGAATGGGCGCTCACCGCACTGCGTGCGGCGGAGCCGACGGAAGCCGCGGCGTCGGGGAGCGGGCAGGTCTGGAGCCTGCTGCGGGGGCTGTGGAACGGCGGCACGGACGGAGGGACCCGGCGTGCGCACTGA
- a CDS encoding TetR/AcrR family transcriptional regulator gives MAADAGRPLRADAQRNRDKILAAAVRVFTEQGLEAHFERIAKEAGVGTGTLYRNFPSREALIEAAYRNEVARLCDSVPTLLETLPPYEALRAWTRRFIDYATAKMGMADAMRAVLAAGTNPYADSRQMIQDALASLMEACTAAGAIRSDISSTDMFAALAGIALTSAGPEQRAQAERLLDLNLDGLRLPLVQRRAGGGVPDRPS, from the coding sequence ATGGCCGCAGATGCAGGACGCCCGCTGAGGGCCGATGCGCAGCGCAACCGGGACAAGATCCTGGCTGCCGCGGTGCGCGTGTTCACCGAGCAGGGGCTGGAGGCCCACTTCGAACGCATCGCCAAGGAAGCCGGTGTCGGCACCGGCACCCTCTACCGCAACTTCCCTTCCCGGGAAGCCCTGATCGAAGCGGCCTACCGGAACGAGGTCGCGCGCCTGTGCGACTCCGTCCCCACGCTCCTGGAGACCCTGCCGCCGTACGAGGCTCTGCGCGCCTGGACGCGCCGCTTCATCGACTACGCCACCGCCAAGATGGGCATGGCCGACGCGATGCGCGCCGTTCTTGCGGCGGGTACCAATCCCTACGCCGACAGCCGCCAGATGATCCAGGACGCCCTCGCGTCCCTCATGGAGGCCTGCACCGCCGCGGGTGCGATCAGGTCCGACATCAGCTCGACCGACATGTTCGCCGCCCTCGCCGGCATCGCCCTCACCTCGGCCGGCCCCGAGCAACGGGCCCAGGCCGAACGCCTCCTCGACCTGAACCTGGACGGACTGCGCCTGCCGCTCGTGCAGCGGCGCGCGGGAGGCGGCGTTCCAGACCGGCCCTCGTGA
- a CDS encoding alpha/beta hydrolase — MGLTSGTLMASVALCTALLFALTVWLWPRLGRPGARRVLARVGLLVLVQLSVLASVGAAANRTFLLYDSWADLAGTKQHAPAVPGGAAVEVLGRQAPEVPGGRNPQVGGVIEKVVIHGERSRAAAEAYVYLPPEYFDKSDERRRFPAAVVLTGYPGMAENLIKKLHYPRLAWSLAKQKRMQPMILVMMRPTIAAPNTQCVDVPGGPQSEAFFGADVVKAVSGTYRVGTSPRSWGVIGDSTGGYCALKMAVQHPEAYAVGVGLSAEYRPEIDKYSGDLFKGNKDEEKRSDLLWHLDHLPQGNSSFLVTSSLRGEPNYGETQEFIRKVKAPAHVSSIILDSGGHSFNTWLREIPPALVWTGARLAAE, encoded by the coding sequence ATGGGTCTGACGAGTGGCACGCTCATGGCGAGCGTCGCATTGTGCACGGCGCTGCTGTTCGCCCTCACGGTATGGCTGTGGCCCCGGCTCGGACGCCCGGGCGCCCGGCGGGTGCTGGCGCGCGTCGGGCTGCTCGTCCTCGTGCAGCTGTCGGTCCTGGCCTCGGTCGGTGCCGCCGCCAACCGCACCTTCCTCCTCTACGACTCCTGGGCCGACCTCGCCGGTACGAAGCAGCACGCCCCGGCCGTCCCGGGAGGCGCTGCCGTAGAGGTGCTGGGCAGGCAGGCTCCGGAAGTGCCCGGCGGCCGGAACCCGCAGGTGGGTGGGGTGATCGAGAAGGTGGTGATCCACGGTGAGCGGTCCCGGGCCGCCGCCGAGGCGTACGTGTACCTGCCGCCGGAGTACTTCGACAAGAGCGACGAGCGGCGCAGGTTCCCGGCCGCCGTCGTCCTCACGGGCTACCCGGGCATGGCCGAGAACCTCATCAAGAAGCTGCACTACCCGAGGCTGGCGTGGAGCCTGGCGAAGCAGAAGCGCATGCAGCCGATGATCCTGGTGATGATGCGACCCACCATCGCCGCGCCCAACACCCAGTGCGTCGACGTTCCCGGGGGTCCGCAGAGCGAGGCCTTCTTCGGCGCGGACGTCGTCAAGGCGGTCTCCGGCACGTACCGCGTGGGCACGTCGCCGCGGAGCTGGGGGGTCATCGGCGACTCCACCGGGGGCTACTGCGCCCTGAAGATGGCGGTGCAGCACCCGGAGGCGTACGCGGTCGGCGTGGGCCTGTCGGCGGAGTACCGGCCCGAGATCGACAAGTACTCCGGTGACCTGTTCAAGGGGAACAAGGACGAGGAGAAGAGGTCCGATCTGCTCTGGCACCTGGACCACCTGCCGCAGGGAAACTCGTCGTTCCTCGTGACCTCCTCGCTGCGGGGCGAGCCGAACTACGGCGAGACGCAGGAGTTCATCCGCAAGGTGAAGGCACCCGCCCACGTCTCGTCGATCATCCTCGACAGCGGTGGCCACAGCTTCAACACCTGGCTGCGGGAGATTCCGCCGGCGCTCGTCTGGACCGGCGCACGGCTCGCCGCCGAGTGA
- a CDS encoding SDR family oxidoreductase, whose product MSGTADITAIAGTTGIAGKVVAITGAGSGIGEATALLLAERGAKVVLGARRTERLQALAARIERAGGEAAWICTNVTRRGEVTGLVDLARERYGRLDVLVSNAGVGLISPLDELRVEDWEEMIDVNLKGVLYGIAAALPLFREQGSGHFVNIVSTAGLRVVPLQSVYAGTKNAVRTISEGLRQEAGDSLRVTVVSPGAVRTDFTERMGPEARARIDRMMETALSPDAVARAIAFAVEQPDGVDVGDIVVRPTAQA is encoded by the coding sequence ATGTCGGGAACTGCGGACATCACGGCGATCGCGGGAACCACGGGAATTGCCGGAAAGGTCGTCGCCATCACCGGAGCCGGCAGCGGCATCGGCGAGGCGACCGCCCTCCTGCTCGCCGAGCGGGGCGCGAAGGTGGTCCTCGGCGCACGGCGCACCGAACGCCTCCAGGCGCTGGCCGCCCGGATCGAGCGGGCCGGTGGTGAAGCCGCTTGGATCTGTACGAACGTGACGCGGCGCGGCGAGGTGACCGGCCTCGTCGACCTGGCCCGAGAGCGGTACGGCAGGCTCGACGTACTGGTCAGCAATGCCGGGGTCGGACTCATCTCCCCGCTCGACGAACTGCGCGTCGAGGACTGGGAGGAGATGATCGACGTCAACCTCAAGGGCGTCCTCTACGGGATCGCCGCGGCGCTCCCCCTGTTCCGGGAGCAGGGCTCCGGACACTTCGTCAACATCGTGTCCACCGCCGGTCTGCGCGTCGTGCCGCTCCAGTCGGTGTACGCGGGCACCAAGAACGCCGTGCGCACGATCTCCGAGGGCCTGCGCCAGGAGGCCGGGGACAGCCTGCGCGTGACCGTCGTGTCGCCCGGCGCCGTCCGTACGGACTTCACGGAGCGCATGGGGCCGGAGGCCCGGGCCCGGATCGACCGGATGATGGAGACCGCGCTGTCGCCGGACGCGGTGGCCCGCGCCATCGCCTTCGCCGTCGAGCAGCCGGACGGTGTCGACGTGGGCGACATCGTCGTGCGCCCCACCGCGCAGGCCTGA
- the bla gene encoding class A beta-lactamase, protein MRTPDTSTSRRTLLTVGAGVALAAALPVGTARAASPVAGLRTLEREYGARLGVYALDTATGRTVVHRADEPFPMCSVFKTLAAAAVLRDLDHDGSRLAQRIHYTLQDVTDAGGGSVTERPENIEDGLTVAELCSAAIAQSDNAAANLLLRELGGPTAITRFCRSLGDRTTRLDRWEPELNTAEPWRETDTTSPRAIGRTYARLSLGDALDPGDREQLNGWLLSNTTSNDRLRAGLPKDWAVGDKTGAGSYGTNNNVGIAWPPGRPPLVLSILSTMPGATAPRDNTLIARTAKLLADTPA, encoded by the coding sequence GTGAGGACACCGGACACATCGACGTCCCGACGCACCCTGCTGACCGTGGGAGCGGGGGTGGCCCTGGCCGCCGCACTGCCGGTGGGCACGGCCCGCGCCGCCTCACCGGTGGCGGGACTGCGCACGCTGGAACGCGAGTACGGGGCGCGGCTGGGGGTGTACGCGCTGGACACCGCCACCGGCCGGACCGTGGTCCACCGCGCCGACGAACCGTTCCCCATGTGCTCGGTGTTCAAGACGCTGGCGGCCGCGGCCGTGCTGCGGGACCTCGACCACGACGGCAGCCGCCTCGCCCAGCGCATCCACTACACGCTCCAGGACGTCACGGACGCGGGCGGCGGGTCGGTCACGGAGCGGCCCGAGAACATCGAGGACGGCCTGACCGTGGCGGAACTCTGCTCCGCCGCCATCGCCCAGAGCGACAACGCCGCCGCCAACCTGCTGCTGCGCGAGCTCGGCGGCCCCACCGCGATCACCCGCTTCTGCCGCTCGCTGGGCGACCGTACGACCCGGCTCGACCGGTGGGAGCCCGAGCTGAACACGGCCGAGCCGTGGCGGGAGACGGACACGACCAGCCCCCGCGCGATCGGCCGGACGTACGCCCGCCTCTCGCTCGGCGACGCGCTGGACCCCGGGGACCGGGAGCAACTGAACGGCTGGCTGCTGTCGAACACCACCAGCAACGATCGACTCCGGGCCGGCCTGCCGAAGGACTGGGCCGTCGGGGACAAGACGGGCGCCGGTTCGTACGGGACCAACAACAACGTGGGCATCGCCTGGCCCCCGGGGCGCCCGCCCTTGGTCCTTTCCATCCTGTCGACCATGCCGGGGGCGACGGCGCCGCGCGACAACACGCTGATCGCCAGGACCGCGAAGCTGCTGGCGGACACGCCAGCCTGA
- a CDS encoding Dyp-type peroxidase: MPTEASGAPGRRRSLTRRALLGAAGLGAVAGGGAVVSAAVREAPAAPDGAGANVPFHGPQQAGILHPRQTHAHLAAFDFGARTDRGRAAALLLRWSTAAARLTRGEPVGEEISPPGSRAVDTGVALGSGPASLTLTFGFGATFFDRVELAAARPEALAPLPALPDDQLDPARGGGDLFVQIAADDPLVGLHALRTVQRLAHGEAKTRWVMSGFTTAPVPGRTAPTHRDLMGQLDGTANPSPADAAARDRILVTAPGSPPWLAGGSYVVVRRIRMLLDHWDTLPPEHREQAVGRRAADGSPLTGGGERTAPDLAANRPDGVPVIAYNAHVRLAAPATSGGATMLRRGWSYYDGLRADGAPDAGMLFVAWQSDPRTGFVPVQQRLARGDALGRYLVHEASSLFVVPGGVRPGGYVGQALLEE, translated from the coding sequence GTGCCCACTGAGGCGTCCGGAGCGCCCGGCCGTCGGCGGTCCCTGACCCGGCGCGCGCTGCTCGGCGCCGCCGGTCTCGGGGCCGTGGCGGGCGGCGGCGCCGTCGTCTCGGCCGCCGTGCGCGAGGCCCCGGCCGCGCCGGACGGCGCCGGGGCGAACGTCCCCTTCCACGGCCCGCAGCAGGCCGGGATCCTGCACCCCCGTCAGACCCACGCCCACCTGGCCGCCTTCGACTTCGGGGCGCGGACCGACCGGGGCCGGGCCGCCGCGCTCCTGCTGCGCTGGAGCACCGCCGCCGCACGCCTCACCCGCGGCGAACCGGTCGGCGAGGAGATCAGCCCGCCGGGTTCCCGGGCCGTCGACACCGGCGTCGCGCTGGGATCCGGCCCCGCCTCGCTCACCCTCACCTTCGGTTTCGGCGCGACCTTCTTCGATCGGGTGGAGCTGGCCGCGGCCCGCCCCGAGGCACTCGCACCGCTGCCCGCCCTCCCCGACGACCAGCTCGACCCGGCCCGCGGCGGCGGCGACCTGTTCGTCCAGATCGCCGCCGACGATCCGCTCGTCGGCCTGCACGCCCTGCGCACCGTGCAGCGCCTGGCGCACGGCGAGGCGAAGACCCGCTGGGTGATGTCCGGGTTCACCACTGCGCCGGTGCCGGGCCGCACCGCGCCCACGCACCGCGACCTCATGGGACAGCTCGACGGCACCGCCAACCCCTCCCCCGCGGATGCCGCCGCGCGCGACCGGATCCTCGTGACCGCCCCCGGTTCGCCGCCCTGGCTGGCGGGCGGCTCGTACGTGGTGGTCCGCCGGATCCGGATGCTCCTCGACCACTGGGACACCCTCCCCCCGGAGCACCGGGAACAGGCCGTCGGACGCCGCGCCGCCGACGGCTCCCCGCTCACGGGCGGCGGCGAACGCACCGCCCCCGACCTCGCGGCCAACCGCCCCGACGGCGTCCCGGTGATCGCGTACAACGCACACGTCCGGCTGGCCGCACCCGCCACCAGCGGGGGCGCGACCATGCTGCGCCGCGGCTGGTCGTACTACGACGGCCTGCGCGCGGACGGCGCGCCGGACGCCGGGATGCTCTTCGTCGCCTGGCAGTCGGACCCCCGCACCGGCTTCGTCCCCGTCCAGCAGCGTCTGGCCCGCGGCGACGCACTCGGCCGGTACCTGGTCCACGAGGCGTCTTCCCTGTTCGTGGTCCCCGGCGGCGTCCGCCCGGGCGGATACGTCGGCCAGGCCCTGCTGGAGGAGTAG